In the genome of Hymenobacter cellulosivorans, one region contains:
- the lptB gene encoding LPS export ABC transporter ATP-binding protein, which yields MILRAENLVKTYKSRTVVNNMSLSVEQGEIVGLLGPNGAGKTTCFYMTVGMVKPNSGKIFLDDEEITKLPIYQRARRGVGYLAQEASVFRDLTVEENILSVLEMTNMPKQAQRDKVEELLNEFSLNHVRKNMGRVLSGGERRRTEIARALAVDPKFVLLDEPFAGVDPIATEEIQGIVAKLKNKNIGILITDHDVNSTLSIVDRAYLLFEGKLLKAGTAEELAADETVRRVYLGKNFELKRNI from the coding sequence ATGATTCTGCGCGCCGAAAACCTCGTCAAAACCTATAAGTCCCGCACCGTCGTCAACAACATGTCGTTGTCGGTGGAGCAGGGGGAAATCGTGGGGCTGCTCGGGCCCAACGGAGCCGGCAAAACCACCTGCTTTTACATGACGGTGGGCATGGTGAAGCCCAATAGCGGCAAGATTTTCCTTGACGACGAGGAAATTACCAAGCTGCCCATTTACCAGCGGGCCCGCCGCGGCGTGGGCTACCTGGCCCAGGAGGCCTCCGTTTTTCGCGACCTGACGGTGGAAGAAAACATCCTCTCAGTGCTGGAAATGACTAACATGCCCAAGCAGGCCCAGCGCGACAAGGTAGAAGAGCTCCTGAACGAGTTTAGCCTCAACCACGTGCGCAAAAACATGGGCCGGGTGCTCAGCGGCGGCGAGCGGCGGCGCACCGAAATTGCCCGGGCCCTAGCCGTCGACCCCAAGTTCGTGCTGCTCGATGAGCCCTTCGCCGGCGTCGACCCCATTGCCACCGAAGAAATTCAGGGCATCGTGGCCAAGCTCAAGAACAAGAACATCGGGATTCTTATCACCGACCACGACGTAAACTCAACCCTGAGCATCGTGGACCGGGCCTATCTTCTCTTCGAAGGCAAGCTGCTGAAGGCGGGCACGGCCGAAGAGCTGGCGGCCGATGAAACCGTTCGGCGCGTGTACCTGGGCAAAAACTTTGAGCTCAAGCGCAACATCTAA
- a CDS encoding M61 family metallopeptidase — MKLFSLALGLALAAAAPAVAQQPAGYQIALDLEHATNDQVRVVIQTPPVKEAQATYVMPSVVPGSYSRKDYGRFVQKFTAFDRKGKPLKVRKEGNNLFIIDKAPSLARIEYLVDDTWDAKQDDSFIFQPGGTNFEADQNFVLNHYGLYGYLEGYKMQPYQVTVAKPAALYGATSLPARRASPTQDVFTAASYVELADSPILYSRPDTASFSTGGARIAVSVVSETGTVKAEQVREIMRPMAEALTKFFGQMPVPTYHFLMYFPSFSSPLASKNGGYGAMEHSYSSVYFLPEVPGEDRLRSMVQEVASHEFLHMLAPLNIHSREIGEFDFRSPKMSQHLWLYEGVTEYIAQLVQVRGGLATPAEFRQRMKEKIGKAEKHPNVSFTEMSRKILEAPYKDMYDNVYDKGALMGLLLDIRIQELSQGRQSLRDVLLALRQKYGPTRSFEDAELIPEFVALTNPALQQFFDQYVIGNQPLPYAEYFDKIGWRYQANATTTVKAFGRLGFSYDTEKKQFIVASTKPDQNAFGLKEGDVILAVNGTELDMGNAEKLLRPLVEPTTSDVVKVRFRSGAAGAPQERQAAPREFEAQVKNVLEEVAAPTPAQLQLRNQVLKPLG; from the coding sequence ATGAAATTATTTTCCCTCGCCCTTGGGCTGGCTTTGGCTGCGGCCGCGCCGGCTGTAGCGCAGCAGCCCGCCGGCTACCAGATTGCCTTGGACCTCGAACATGCCACCAACGACCAGGTTCGGGTCGTGATTCAGACGCCACCGGTAAAAGAGGCCCAGGCCACGTACGTCATGCCTTCGGTGGTGCCCGGCTCATACTCGCGCAAAGACTACGGCCGCTTCGTGCAGAAATTCACTGCTTTCGACCGCAAAGGCAAGCCGCTCAAGGTTCGGAAGGAGGGCAACAACCTGTTTATTATCGATAAAGCGCCGAGTCTGGCTCGGATTGAGTATTTGGTAGACGACACCTGGGACGCGAAGCAAGACGACAGTTTTATCTTTCAGCCGGGCGGCACCAACTTCGAAGCCGACCAGAATTTCGTGCTCAACCACTACGGCCTCTACGGCTACCTGGAAGGCTACAAGATGCAGCCCTACCAGGTCACGGTGGCCAAGCCCGCCGCGCTCTACGGCGCTACGTCGTTGCCTGCCCGCCGCGCTTCGCCTACCCAGGATGTATTCACGGCCGCCAGCTACGTGGAACTGGCCGACTCGCCCATTCTCTACAGCCGCCCTGATACGGCCAGCTTCAGTACCGGTGGTGCCCGGATTGCGGTGTCGGTGGTGTCGGAAACCGGGACGGTGAAAGCTGAGCAGGTGCGCGAGATTATGCGGCCCATGGCCGAAGCCCTGACCAAGTTTTTCGGCCAGATGCCCGTGCCGACCTACCACTTTCTGATGTACTTCCCGAGCTTCTCCTCGCCGCTGGCCAGCAAAAACGGCGGCTACGGCGCCATGGAGCACTCATATTCGTCGGTGTATTTTCTGCCCGAGGTACCCGGTGAAGACCGGCTGCGTAGCATGGTGCAGGAAGTAGCTTCCCACGAGTTTTTGCACATGCTGGCCCCGCTCAACATCCATAGCCGCGAAATCGGGGAGTTTGACTTCCGCAGCCCCAAGATGTCGCAGCATTTGTGGCTCTACGAGGGCGTCACAGAGTACATTGCCCAGCTGGTGCAGGTGCGGGGTGGCCTGGCTACGCCCGCCGAGTTTCGGCAGCGCATGAAGGAGAAAATCGGCAAGGCGGAGAAGCACCCCAACGTGTCGTTTACCGAGATGAGCCGCAAGATTCTGGAGGCACCCTACAAGGACATGTACGACAACGTGTATGACAAGGGCGCCCTGATGGGCCTGTTGCTCGATATCCGCATTCAGGAGCTTAGTCAAGGCCGTCAGAGCCTGCGCGACGTGCTGCTGGCCTTGCGCCAGAAATACGGCCCGACCCGCTCCTTCGAGGACGCCGAGCTTATCCCTGAGTTTGTGGCGCTGACCAACCCGGCCCTGCAGCAGTTCTTCGACCAGTACGTCATCGGCAATCAGCCTTTGCCCTACGCCGAGTATTTCGACAAAATCGGGTGGCGCTACCAGGCCAACGCTACTACCACGGTCAAGGCCTTTGGGCGGCTGGGCTTCAGCTACGACACCGAGAAAAAGCAGTTTATCGTGGCCAGCACCAAGCCCGACCAGAATGCCTTCGGCCTGAAGGAAGGCGACGTAATCTTGGCCGTGAACGGCACGGAGCTGGACATGGGCAACGCCGAAAAACTACTGCGCCCTTTGGTAGAGCCCACTACCAGCGACGTGGTCAAGGTGCGGTTCCGCAGCGGGGCCGCGGGGGCGCCTCAGGAGCGCCAGGCTGCGCCCCGCGAGTTTGAGGCCCAGGTCAAAAATGTCCTGGAGGAAGTCGCTGCACCCACGCCCGCCCAGCTGCAGCTGCGCAACCAGGTGCTTAAGCCCTTGGGCTAA
- a CDS encoding DoxX family protein produces the protein MPRSRTISLCILAVLFSGAGVLHFVKPEVYMRIMPPYLPWHRGLVLLSGAAEILLGILLLPRATRRWAAWGLIALLIAVFPANVYMAQTSGAGLGVAPWLVWVRLPLQALLIWWVWTHTQGKK, from the coding sequence ATGCCTCGTTCCCGCACCATTAGCCTTTGCATTCTTGCCGTCTTGTTCAGCGGAGCCGGAGTCCTGCATTTCGTCAAGCCGGAGGTGTACATGCGCATCATGCCGCCGTATCTGCCCTGGCACCGGGGACTGGTCTTGCTTAGCGGAGCGGCAGAAATACTGCTAGGGATTCTGCTGCTGCCCCGTGCCACTCGCCGCTGGGCAGCCTGGGGCCTGATTGCGCTACTCATTGCCGTATTTCCGGCCAACGTGTACATGGCCCAAACCAGCGGCGCCGGATTGGGCGTAGCGCCCTGGCTGGTCTGGGTCCGGCTGCCCCTGCAGGCCTTGCTAATCTGGTGGGTGTGGACTCATACGCAAGGCAAAAAATAA